From one Triticum urartu cultivar G1812 chromosome 3, Tu2.1, whole genome shotgun sequence genomic stretch:
- the LOC125546880 gene encoding NAC domain-containing protein 75-like, whose protein sequence is MRAVTSMSKKDWPVLPAGVKFDPTDQELIEHLEAKVSADSARSHPLIDLFIPTIENEHGICYTHLEKLPGITLRGLSKHFFQHNSRAFKRGTWTRRKIQSECGMHAMWHNTGNTLPVMVNGRQTGGKKVLVLHTNKNFDHQRTNWVMHQYHLGDLGQEKERELVLCKIFY, encoded by the exons ATGCGGGCCGTGACATCTATG tcgaagaaggattggccggtgctgccggctggcgtcaagttcgatcccacggatcaggagctgatcgagcaccttgaagccaaagtgagtgctgacagcgcaagatctcaccctctcatcgatttgttcataccaaccatcgaaaatgagcacggcatatgctacacccatcttgagaaacttccag gtatcacactgagaggcctaagcaagcatttcttccagcacaattccagggcattcaaaaggggcacgtggacgcgtcgcaagatacagtcggagtgcggcatgcacgcgatgtggcacaacaccggcaataccttgccggtgatggtcaacggccgacAGACGGGCggcaaaaaggttctggtgctgcacaccaacaagaacttcgaccatcagaggaccaactgggtgatgcaccagtaccacctcggggacctggggcaagagaaggagcgggagctggtcctctgcaagattttctac